The following DNA comes from Peromyscus leucopus breed LL Stock chromosome 2, UCI_PerLeu_2.1, whole genome shotgun sequence.
AAATGGAATTCCTTAAaacttttctattcatttctacACACATGGATATGTATAGGCTCATACTCTGTACCTATTGGGAGTGCATTTAGCCACAAGTACATTAGtttaaagagagaaacagactTTTCTCATTTAGGTGGAGTGTTTAAAGTTGCTAATTAGTCCACTGGCTCAGCAGTGTCAGACCTAGCCTTTCCATGGTTCTCTCAGAACTTTCCTCATGGCTACAACATGGCTGCTGCAGCTCCACCCATTGCCTCCATATTTGAGACCACCAAAGGCAGTAACTTCTACTTTACTCTTGGGAAGCCAAAGTGCTTTTCAGATATGACCCCAGCTGGTTGTTCTTTAGGGCTCCTTTGATCTTGTGGACATGtggtggaataatctttctgtacactgtgaagatgtattgctctcGTTGTTAatgaaaagctgattggccaatagctaggcaggatttttcagggcagagagaacatTGGGAAGAAGGAGAGCAGAGTCAGAGAGGCCTCGGAGCCAGAGGCGGAAAAGGCAACATGGagagttcatagatgaggtaaacgagcctcggggcagcacatagattaatagaaatgggataattcaAGTTGTAAGAGCTGTGAGGAGACCAAggcaagcatttataagtaaaaataagtctctgtgtggttatttggggagcggctggcaggacagagccgATCAGTGGTCTAGACGGAAAACTTCACCTACACGGATATCCCTGGCAGCAAATAGAAGTGTCGTGTGTGCCTTTGAAGCCGCGTGCACGTGATTGCCACAGCAACATCAAGTGGAGAGAGGGGACAGTCTCCCGTGGTGTGTGCTGTTTTATTGCCTGTTCCCTTTCTTGTAATTCTGCTCTACCAAATTGATCCACACCAAGAAACACACCCAGTCATTCATTTCATGATGATTTATTGAGAACACACTGCATTCTGGGGCCCCTGCTGGGCGCTGCGGGTGTGACAGTGAACATCACGGAGCCCCGCTGTCACGGGGTGCAGGGCTTAAGCACGCAGTAACTACAGGAGAAACACACAGAGGGTGTGTGGCTTCGGTTTTACCGTGTGGCACAGAGAAACAGGTCCGGGCTTGATTCAACCAGGATGGTCACCACATTGAGTGGAGGATCTCAAAGTTGAAGGGAGGGTCATTGTGTCTTGGGGGAGTCACCGCGTTGAGTAGGGGTTCGTCATACAGACAGGGGCCTCGCCCTGTTGAGTGCAGGGTCGGTCTGCTGAGTGGAAGGCGGCCGATTTGAACGGGGTGTCACTGGTGAGCGGTGGGTCGCTGTGCTGAGGAGATAGATCATCACCGTGTTGAGTCATCGGGTTGAATGGAGAGTCGCCACACTGAGTGCGGGGCATGACGCCGAGTATCTGTCGAGTCCTCTGCCTGGGGTGGGATTGTTTCAGCAGCCTCTTGCTGTCGTGTAGATCTTAATATGTTTTAGCGTTATCGGTCAACACCCTCTGAGAGCCCCTCTTAACACACTGCCCGACTACTTCCTTAGGCTACATTTCTATTGTAAGTTATAGTtcccggtggtggtggtgtcgctggctcagggtgggggaggggaggggtgggggaggggggaggggggggggggagggggggaggggggaaggggtggggaggggtggcactccgggtgagggtggggtggcaCCGCTGAGACCGAAGCTCACACTTCAGACTTGCTCTCCCCAGAACACCCACCCCTTGTCCTCCAAGACAGAGCCAATCCCCTGCCTCATCTCCAACACCACTTTCTGTGTCACTATTATCTTTCCAGAAACGTCACCGAGCTGCCGGGCAGCATTGTGTCTGGTTGTTTCCGGTTGCATTCCTATCGTGTTCCCGGAGCTGACGGCCTTTCAGTTCTTTCCTTATGAGATTTTAGCTCTTTCCTACTGAtggcttcctctctccttctgtcaaaTCGCCcccatgcaacacacacacacacacacacacacacacacacacactccacacacacaccacacacaccacacacaccacaccacacacacacacacacacacacaccacaccacaccacacacacacacacacacacacacacacacactccacacacactccacacacacaccacacacacaccacacacaccacacacacacacacacattctgttaCATGTGTTATGAAATCCCCTTCTGTGTCTTTGTCAAACTAACCCTCTGGCTTCCCCTGGAACACCCAAACCTCCTGAATCCAGTCCTGTCTCCCCGATTCTTCCATCCTCTCCTGTCACCCTCCATGCCTGTCCCTAGCCGGGGTTTCCATCTgcttccaggccagtctgggatgtGAAGGATGACTCTCCCCGGGCCTTTGCACAAGCAGGATTCCCCTGAGTTCCCACTAGGGAACACCACCTACAGAACAGATGTGTGCCTGGAACGGACCTTGCTCACTCCCTTTGCTCACTCCTTTAACCTCCTTCCTGCTCACTCTCAGGCAAGTTCtatccttctctgcctccctcggCTCGTCCCTGAGCCCTCAGAGAGCCATCAGCTCATTCTGCCGCTGTTCCAGGAGAGTTAAGATACCCTGACAGGCCAGGGCCGGCCACATTTCTGTCCTCAGGACCTGGCACAGAGGTGGCACCTAGCAGAAGTTTAAAGAGTCTTTATAGccagaatgaatgaacaaatgaatgagtgagtgagtgagtgagtgagtgagtgagtgagtgagtgaatggaaCCTGTCCATTCCCGCCTGCTAGGCTTGTAGGCAGATATCTAAAGCTTGCCATTGCTACTTACCCTCTGGCCTCACTTGCTCTCCTCTTCCCGGGTCTTAGTGCCGACGACACACAGACAGCTTGAGAACTTGCATCTTCTACAGGGCACTGGAGCTGTCGGGCCTTCCTGGGACCCAGGGTTAGTTCTGGGTCATCCCTGAGCTGTACTCGACCTGAACCAGGGCTCTGGTGTCTTGgggagaagccctgggttctgctATGTGAGTTGGCTGGGCCTGTGATAAGCAACAGTGATCCGGCACCACAGCTCCAGAGCCTTCAGGCCTGACTGGGCATCCAGTGAGGACAGTCAGTACTGACCCCAGGGCACAGGCATCCTCGGGTCACCAGTGTGTCTTGGGTCCCTTTTACGCCTGTTAACAATATGGGTCTTCAGCATTCCTTTCCTCTGCTTCTAAGTGTCATCAAGTCCCCTGGCTCTTAAGACCAAATCCGCCTCTGTGCAACAATTCAAGGAGCCCCAGACCATAGCAGCCTGCCTCTCTGACCTTGACTTCCACTGCTCCAGGCATACCAGTTTCCTCGGGTTTGGGGGacacccttccttcccttcccggAGCTAGCCTCTGCCATGTCCTGTCTGAGGTCCCCTGTCTCTCCTTTGTCCCTGTCTAGGTCCCAGCTCGTGGTCCTTGACAATCCaatcaaaaaaagacaaaacaaaacacagaagcaTCCATTCCTCCGGAGTCTCTAGCTTGCTCATTCATAATGGAGatggaggggagtgggggggcgTTCCCTAACTCACCAGGTTCATCCCCTGCTTTTGGAAATGCTGGTGACAGAGTTGGAGTGCCAGCCTCGTGCCTGCATTGAATCCTAGTGTCTCGGTTCTGTACACAGTCTGCTCATTTCTGCAGGGGAGGAGAGTAACGGTAAGCATGGTTAGTGGAGGGCTCACTGGCACCGTGCCCATGCCACCCACCCCATATACATCATCCCATTTAATCATTACAGCGTGCCCCTGATGTCTGTGTGCCTCTACTTTATAGATAAGGACAATTCAGTCCAGAAAGATGAAAtgccaccgggcggtggtggcacacgcctttaatcacagcactcgggaggcagagccaggcggatctctgtgagttcgaggccagcctgagctaccaagtgagttccaagaaaggcgcaaagctacacagagaaaccctgtctcgaaaaaccaaaaaaaagaaagatgaaatgccTCGGCCATAGTCACAGGCCAGATGGAAGCCCAGTCCCACACTCAGGGCTGATGCTCTGAAGCTGGCCCTCTATCCCAAGCTGGGAATCATTGTACCTGTGCTGGTAACCTGCAGAGTGGGCACccagctccctccagctccaCTCTGTCCCACAGAACTGCTGTTCTCACTTTCCTGAGCAAAAGGgtgaaggggtgggaggaaaaGGCTCCTAAAGACTTCCGGTTTCAGGAGCAGAGAAGGGTAATCACCCAACCATCCCAGGGAAGTGCAGGAACAGAGCCATCATGCATGGCTGAAAAGGGTCTCGAGGACAGCTTGCTAAGGGGATGCGTTCTGCCCTGGTTCAGAGTCCAGGAGCAGATAGAGAATTTGAGGGCTGGAAGAGAAGGGCACCCAGGAGCAGGCGTACCCAAACCCAGGACAGTGCGGAGGTAGGTCTGCGGTGCTGGATGTGCTTGACATAGTGAATGATTCAAGGACAAAGGGCAGTAGAGGTCAGATGATGAAGGGCTGTGAGGCCAGGCTAAGGACTCTGACCTTCAACAGAATACAATTGGGGAATCATGGGAGGTGGGAGTCtccctcttcacagcagtaaGTGGGCCCAGGTGGGCGTTCCTTGTGGCCTGACTGGCTAGTCTGCCTTCTGTGAATAGCCTGGGGCTACAGGCACCTCCAGCCAGGAGTTGGAAAATCTTACAACTTGATTTTCCTCTGGAAAAAAAGGACAAtgattcagcctctctgagcctcagtttcccgtCAAATGGGGAAATGCATTCTTGCAGGCTGTAAGGGTCAGAGGAAATCGTGTGGCACAGCAGGGCAGGTGTGTTATCGAGTCCTACGACTCTGTGGACAAGATGGCCCAGGGGGCCACTCAGAGGACCTGTGCTGGGGTCCCAGCTTGGCCCCGGCAGCACCAACATCTCAGTGCCGGCAGGAGACCTGGGAAGCAGGCGTGGCCTCTGAGCAGGGCTATAGAGCAGGGCCACCGTGCATCACGTTACCTGTAAGGCCCAGGGCTCctgttcttgttctttctcttcctgactcCTGGGAGGCTGCAGGAACCTCACAagcacctgcctctccctcaggAGACGCCCTGCTCAGCTCCGCGCCGCTCACTGCTAGCACACCTCTAGCACACACACTCAAGCTTCGCCCCTGTGGGAGTTTTTAcactctctccctcctgagtCACCGGTTGCCTTGTTGAAGAGCGAGACACAACGGATCCCACTTCACTAACGAGGACACGGGCGCCGAGCGGGGAGGAAGCCTGACACTGTTGGAATACCCGCAATGTGCAGCGGGTACTGTATCCGTTTGTCCATCTCACCCATGACTCCAACCATTGGGAATCTCTTCACGACAGGAGTGCAGACAGACAGCAACTTGTTCAAGTCTGTAGAGCAAGGACCTGGCAGGGGATGAGTGTGAACCCAGGTCCGTTTGGAGCTCAGAGTCTGAGACTTAGGACATTGACCTTGTGTGATCAACAGACTGCCCCCTCCCAGGGCTTTTTCTGAGGACCAGGCGGGATAAAGGGTGTGAGTGTGCCCAAGGATGGGGAATGGAGGTGCAATCTTGCCTGTCATGTGGAGAGAGGGCGTATAGGGAGGATGGCAGGGTGCCCAGGTCACAATAAACCATTAGCAGGCCAGGGCTCAAGGCCCTCAGGACAactgcctgcccaggccaccccTCCCCAGGGACTTTCCCTCTAGAGTGGAAACTCCCACAGTCAGACAGGGAGAGCAAATGCCAGCCGGGACTTTCTGCCCCTGCGCGCAAACCAGGACCTGGGGCTGGAGGCTGGAATCCAGGGTATGACACCCACCGGGCTCCTCTAGCCCCTTCTGGCCACTCTCGGCCATCGTTGCTCCCCTCTGATCCCATCGGTCATCTAGAGGGATGTCCAGAGGTGCCACGGGGAGGGGAGGTCCAGTGTGGTAGCTGCAGTCAACAGCCAGGGAGCTAGGGAAGGCGAGAGTGGGAGGAAGTGGGCCGCTGCCCCTGCTGCCCAAGTTCACAGCCCTGCCTCGCTATCAGAATCCACAgtgccctcccctccacccacacCTCCCGGTCACCCGCAGCCTCCAGAGGCTGGCGCGGAGCAGGGAGGGCTGAGATTGGGGATAGCCAAAGCAGCCTGGACTAGGCACATGCAAAGTGAATGGTGGCCAAGGCACAAAGGAGCAGACACCatccccagcctccccaccccacgcCCGCTCCAACCACCTCTGGATGATCCCTGCTGCTTTCTCATCACAGGGTAGCTCCGTCCAGGCTCTTCCCCTTCCAGGACCGTGCATCACAGAATCATAGAAACCCCCCTGTTCTTGACGCGGCCTGATCTGGAGCAAAACTTGCTCCCTGACAGAAGCCCCGATCCCCTAGGGTATCCTTTCTTGCCAAAATTGGTGCCTCAGGTTTCTCCCTACCCAAGCCACGAGCTGGCTTTGAGTGAGTGGCTGTACTCCTCAGCAGAAATGTTCGTGTTAGCGGGCTCATCCCAGGCAACCCAGGAACGTGGTCTTCCCACTGCATGCCTGTGAGGGGTGCACACACAGGCCGGGGAGCCACCTGTAGACCCCCCCACCTGTAGATCCCCCACCTGAAGGAGGGACAGACCTAACTTTCCTTTGCCCCATGGCTGACAGCTAGAGAGACTCAGTATCTGAAGCCTCCGCGGCTATGATTCTGGGCATGGgggccaccacacacacccacacacagctgTCCCACATGGCCACACTGCTGTGTCTGCTGCTCCCTTCTGAGAGAGGCCCCTCAGTGCCAGTCAGGCATGAAGCCTCATTTTATTCTGCCCGGAGGGAATGGGCAGTTTCACAGAAAAGAATTCGCAGGCAAATAAAGGTGACCTTTTAATGTTGAAAacgttttttttatttcagtcctGGGTGCTGGCTCAGTTCTGTCTGATGTGGGTCACAGACATCCCTGCCTGGGCCAGCAGTACACAGCAGCCTGCTCCATTCACCTGGCCCATGGCTGGTCACATCAGCAGAGAGGAGGTGCCTGGTGGAGGAGGCATCTTTACTGAAGAGGTAGAAATGTCCTGGAAGGCAGGAGGGTGACGGTGTCTTCTCACTCGGCACCAGCACTCTCTTTTCCTTGTCTGGGACCTCCGACCTTCACCAGAGTCATCCTCCTCCCTGTGGATTCCTCCACCCTGGGCTAAGAGCAGAGGGCTTTGCCAGATCTGCAGGCCGGGGTGACCCCAGCTTCTGCTCCATGCTCTGTCCCCAACTTACAGCAAGCTCACGAGATTGTGAGCCCTTTGGGGGGTCAAGGACCAATGTCTCTTTCCAATGCTATATGCCTGGCATATAGCAGCAGATGCTCAGGAAATGCCAAAGACATCAAGTGGAATTAACCCAGCAGCTGGATTTTGCCCACTTGAAGCCAGGGAAAAGTGTGTGCCGTGAGCTGCTGCTGGGCTCTTCAGGCAACTTTTTGCCTGGTTTTGTGACTGTCCAGAAGCCCTTTAGAAAAGTGAGTGCCAGAGACTAAGGAGCCATACTTGTCAAAATTGGGGAGGGTGACATCATCTGCAAAGGTTCCCGGATCTGCTGAGATCTTCACATGCCCAACATCCCCTGCAAAGTATGGTGAATGAGGCCAAGAAGTTGTCCCAGGGCAGTGGCAAGCAACAGGCCACAGAAATGGATGCTCACTCCCCAGAGAGAGCATTCTCACCTAGCAGTTGGGACGCCAGGAGAGCTGGCAGGTCACTTAGGCGGGGATATAGGAATGAGTGAATTTGCCCAGCACAGTGGAAGAAGACAGCTCAAGCATGGGCATGGGCATGGGCACGAGCTAGTGGCAGCTGCAGGAACAGGAGGGACCAGAGAGCCGTCTAGAGGTCAGGTTAGGTCAGCAGAGGTCAGCCACAGAGGGTCACAGAACCCAGAGCAGGGGAGCTGCTAACAAGACTGAGCCAGGAGACCTCGTCAGCTCTGAGAGGGGTGAGTCAAACCACCCGTCAGAGGACCAAACCTCAGTAGACATGGGGCCCTGAGAGGCCTCTATGGAGGAGCAGGGGCCCTGGGTAACACCACATGGGCCCAATTAGAGGTCAGCATTAGGAGATGGGAAGGGCTTCCATGAGTCTGGCTGTAACACAGGAGCTCAGAAAAGCCCGCTTGGCCTGCAGGTCAACAGAACAAGCTACAATCCGAAGCAGGTACTcactggaggtggggggtgaCTGCCGCCTCCCGTGTGTGTTCTTTTCAGTTCCCAAGATGCTTCAGCTCACTGCCTCGCCTGACCTGCCATACAAGcccatttgggaggaggaaaacTGAGGCCTTATGGGGTCACATGAAGAGAGCAGTACTGTCAGGCTAGACCCAGGAGGCAGTTTCATCTCAGCCCTGGACATCGGGCTCGAAGCCCAACTCTTTGTCGGGGAGGGGGTCCCCAGGGCTGTCTGGTAGCCCATAGTACaggtcttcctcctcctgctcggGTTCCTCCGCACTTGTCTGGACAGTCTCCTTCTCCTTCACCCTCAGGGACCGCCGCTGCTTGCTGGGCAGAGCTGCTTCCCACACCTGCCCCTCCGGGACCACGTCCTCTGATGTGGGGGTGTCATCAATGAGGGCAAAGTCACTGAAGCGATCCGGTGGACCCCTGCTGGCCCACGGCACCTGTGGGTGTAGCTCATCTCTGttgggtggggatgggtgggggcTACTGCCCTCACTGGAACCCAAGTCCAGGTCATCTTGGAAGGAGGCCAGGGGTGCAGAGCCTGGGGAGGAGCACCCTGGAGGGCTGCAGAGGCAAAGAGAATGAGTGAAGGGTGGGCCTGCATCACACTGTCGGGGTCCAGCTCTCAGCCACTAGCTGCAGTAACTTCGCGTATCTCtgggcctccttccctccccccctggAAATTGGGGGCAATGTGAGTCCTCTCCTTCCCATGTGGTTGCTTCTGAGATGTACAGCAGCTAAAATGTTCACAGCTCTTCTTCACACAGTGCCTGGCACTGAGTAGGTACCCTAGCGATAGggatgttatttaaaaaaaaacaaaaacaatacagccAGCCAGATGGCCCGTCCACAACTGCAGGCGTTCGGGATCCTTCTCTGGCCCCTCACAGGCCATTTCCCACTGCAGGTCCCTCTGTGTCCTTCTTTacccctcactccccacccccagcagtaGACTGGGAGCTCCAGGAGACTGGAGGCCTGAGAATGAGCTGGTGTCCAGTGATGGACATGTGGATGAGTGGAGCAATCCGAGACTTGACtggaaaagaaacaggaactgGGCTGCGGCGGGGACTAAAACTTGCCCGAGACACCGAGCAGGTCAACAGACCAGCCAGGATTTAAACCCAAGCCCTCTGGCTCCTGGCCTCCTGCTGCTCATGACAAGCATTTGGAAAAGGAAGAACTGCATGCTGGGCACTTAGAGCATTGTCCCTGTGTCGTGAAAACGGCTGTTCCCCTGGGAGAAACTGCTCAGGAGAGTCCAAAACCGGACGCTTACAGAGTCAAGGAGTCGAGATCAGCACCTAGGTCCTTTAgagccccaggccagcctcatTTGCCTGTGACTCTCCTGCCCTCTGCTGCTCACTCCCAAGTGTCCCTGcacacagcccccctcccccccgcccgcACTTGCCCTAAACCTGGGCAGTACTCACACTCTTACGCTGCCCACTCACCTGCTCTGAGTATGGGGTCCTTCTCCCTCAGTCTCATCCACGCCCCTGTGGACGACCACCGTAGCTTCCATCCAGGCCTGAGCAGTCCGAGGAGGCTCGCCGTCCCCACCACTGCTGACGCCTGTCTTCAGCTCAGGGGCCAGCAGGGGCCTGGGAtcctcactgtagcccaggacCTTCATTTGGATGTGAGTGAAGTCTGGAAGGCTCTGGTCGTAGGCGGCTTCTTCCCACAGCCTGACGTAAGGGGCTTGGGGGCTGGGAGAGAAGCGGGCAGGTAGACATGAGTTCTCTCACCACGGCCCCCTGTCTGCTCTGGGGGCATGGGCCCACTGACTTCGAAAGAAACACTTCAGGAGCATCGCTGTGCCCAGGCCCACGGATGGTGAGATTGAGGCCCAACTAGGTGTACAGAGCTCTGGCCTGATCCCAAGTCAACATCACATAATGTCGTGAAAGGCATCCCCGGCATGGGATGGTAAGACGGAGAGGACTCGGGACTAGAGAGatgcactagctgctcttccaaaggagccgggttcaattcccagcacccccatggcagctcacaactgtctataaatccagttccagagaatctgacaccctcacacagacatacatgcaagcacaacACCGATGcacattagatagatagatagatagatagatagatagatagatagat
Coding sequences within:
- the Bsnd gene encoding barttin; the encoded protein is MTDEKTFRIGFIVLGLFLLSLGTFLMSHDRPQVYGTFYAMGSIMVIGGVIWSMCQCYPKISFVPADSDFEGILSPKTLSLLENRLSEVKSPQAPYVRLWEEAAYDQSLPDFTHIQMKVLGYSEDPRPLLAPELKTGVSSGGDGEPPRTAQAWMEATVVVHRGVDETEGEGPHTQSSPPGCSSPGSAPLASFQDDLDLGSSEGSSPHPSPPNRDELHPQVPWASRGPPDRFSDFALIDDTPTSEDVVPEGQVWEAALPSKQRRSLRVKEKETVQTSAEEPEQEEEDLYYGLPDSPGDPLPDKELGFEPDVQG